In Neofelis nebulosa isolate mNeoNeb1 chromosome 10, mNeoNeb1.pri, whole genome shotgun sequence, one DNA window encodes the following:
- the CHRDL2 gene encoding chordin-like protein 2 isoform X5: MTGTSNLCSWRPERQSRSHARNQREAGSSFLQGKLSAGPDMFCLFHGKRYSPGESWHPYLEPQGLMYCLRCTCSESAHVSCYRLHCPPVHCPQPVTEPQQCCPRCVEPHTPSGLRAPPKYCQHNGTMYQHGEIFSAHELLPSRLPNQCVLCSCTEGQIYCGLMTCPEPGCPAPLPLPASCCQMCKDESSKKSAEEDTTQSHRGARHSQDPCSGDNGRKTVLGTPAPTGLSAPLGFIPRHFRPKGAGSTTVKIVLKEKHKKACVHSGKTYSHGEVWHPAFRSFGPLPCILCTCQDGRQDCQRVTCPTEYPCHHPEKVAGKCCKICPEDKADPGHGEISATRCPKVPGRVLVHTSVSPSPDNLHRFALEHEASEQVEIYLWKLVKGIFHLIQIKKVRKQDFQKEAQNFRLLPSTHEGHWNIFLAQTPELKVTASPDKATKTL, translated from the exons ATGACCGGGACTTCAAATCTTTGTTCCTGGAGGCCCGAGAGGCAGAGCAGGAGTCATGCAAGGAACCAGAGGGAGGCCGGTTCCAGCTTCTTACAGGGGAAACTTTCTGCAG GCCCAGACATGTTCTGCCTTTTCCATGGGAAGAGATATTCCCCCGGTGAGAGCTGGCACCCCTACTTGGAGCCACAGGGCCTGATGTACTGCCTGCGCTGTACTTGCTCTGAG AGTGCCCATGTGAGTTGTTACCGCCTCCACTGCCCGCCTGTCCACTGCCCCCAGCCTGTGACCGAGCCACAGCAGTGCTGTCCCCGCTGTGTGG AACCTCACACCCCCTCTGGGCTCCGGGCCCCCCCAAAGTACTGTCAGCACAATGGGACCATGTACCAACACGGAGAGATCTTCAGTGCCCACGAGCTGCTCCCTTCCCGCCTGCCCAACCAGTGTGTCCTCTGCAGCTGTACC GAGGGCCAGATCTACTGTGGTCTCATGACCTGCCCAGAACCAGGCTGCCCCGCACCCCTCCCGCTGCCTGCATCCTGCTGCCAGATGTGCAAAG ATGAGTCAAGTAAGAAATCAGCTGAAGAGGACACCACACAGTCACACCGTGGGGCG AGACATTCCCAGGATCCGTGTTCAGGGGACAATGGAAGAAAGACGGTCCTGGGCACCCCAGCTCCCACTGGCCTCAGTGCTCCTCTGGGCTTCATCCCTCGCCACTTCCGACCAAAGGGGGCAGGCAGCACAACAGTCAAGATTGTCCTGAAGGAGAAACATAAGAAAG CCTGCGTGCACAGTGGGAAGACATACTCCCATGGGGAGGTGTGGCACCCAGCTTTCCGCTCCTTTGGACCCCTGCCCTGCATCTTGTGCACCTGTCAGGACGGCCGCCAGGACTGCCAGCGGGTGACCTGCCCCACTGAGTATCCCTGCCATCACCCTGAGAAAGTGGCCGGGAAGTGCTGCAAGATTTGCCCAG AGGACAAGGCAGACCCTGGCCACGGTGAGATCAGTGCTACCAGGTGTCCAAAGGTGCCAGGCCGGGTCCTCGTCCACACATCAGTGTCTCCAAGCCCAGACAACCTACATCGCTTTGCCCTTGAGCATGAGGCCTCTGAGCAGGTGGAGATCTACCTCTGGAAGCTGGTAAAAG GAATCTTCCACTTGATTCAGATCAAGAAAGTCAGGAAGCAAGACTTCCAGAAAGAGGCACAGAACTTCCGGCTACTCCCCAGCACCCATGAAG GTCACTGGAACATTTTCCTAGCCCAGACCCCGGAGCTGAAGGTCACAGCCAGTCCAGACAAAGCAACCAAGACCTTATAA
- the CHRDL2 gene encoding chordin-like protein 2 isoform X4: MVPEVRVLSSLLGLALLWFPLDSHARARPDMFCLFHGKRYSPGESWHPYLEPQGLMYCLRCTCSESAHVSCYRLHCPPVHCPQPVTEPQQCCPRCVEPHTPSGLRAPPKYCQHNGTMYQHGEIFSAHELLPSRLPNQCVLCSCTEGQIYCGLMTCPEPGCPAPLPLPASCCQMCKDESSKKSAEEDTTQSHRGARHSQDPCSGDNGRKTVLGTPAPTGLSAPLGFIPRHFRPKGAGSTTVKIVLKEKHKKEDKADPGHGEISATRCPKVPGRVLVHTSVSPSPDNLHRFALEHEASEQVEIYLWKLVKDEETEAQRGEVPGPRPHSQNLPLDSDQESQEARLPERGTELPATPQHP, translated from the exons GCCCAGACATGTTCTGCCTTTTCCATGGGAAGAGATATTCCCCCGGTGAGAGCTGGCACCCCTACTTGGAGCCACAGGGCCTGATGTACTGCCTGCGCTGTACTTGCTCTGAG AGTGCCCATGTGAGTTGTTACCGCCTCCACTGCCCGCCTGTCCACTGCCCCCAGCCTGTGACCGAGCCACAGCAGTGCTGTCCCCGCTGTGTGG AACCTCACACCCCCTCTGGGCTCCGGGCCCCCCCAAAGTACTGTCAGCACAATGGGACCATGTACCAACACGGAGAGATCTTCAGTGCCCACGAGCTGCTCCCTTCCCGCCTGCCCAACCAGTGTGTCCTCTGCAGCTGTACC GAGGGCCAGATCTACTGTGGTCTCATGACCTGCCCAGAACCAGGCTGCCCCGCACCCCTCCCGCTGCCTGCATCCTGCTGCCAGATGTGCAAAG ATGAGTCAAGTAAGAAATCAGCTGAAGAGGACACCACACAGTCACACCGTGGGGCG AGACATTCCCAGGATCCGTGTTCAGGGGACAATGGAAGAAAGACGGTCCTGGGCACCCCAGCTCCCACTGGCCTCAGTGCTCCTCTGGGCTTCATCCCTCGCCACTTCCGACCAAAGGGGGCAGGCAGCACAACAGTCAAGATTGTCCTGAAGGAGAAACATAAGAAAG AGGACAAGGCAGACCCTGGCCACGGTGAGATCAGTGCTACCAGGTGTCCAAAGGTGCCAGGCCGGGTCCTCGTCCACACATCAGTGTCTCCAAGCCCAGACAACCTACATCGCTTTGCCCTTGAGCATGAGGCCTCTGAGCAGGTGGAGATCTACCTCTGGAAGCTGGTAAAAG atgaggaaactgaggctcagagaggtgaagtgcctggcccaaggccacacagcca GAATCTTCCACTTGATTCAGATCAAGAAAGTCAGGAAGCAAGACTTCCAGAAAGAGGCACAGAACTTCCGGCTACTCCCCAGCACCCATGA
- the CHRDL2 gene encoding chordin-like protein 2 isoform X1 → MVPEVRVLSSLLGLALLWFPLDSHARARPDMFCLFHGKRYSPGESWHPYLEPQGLMYCLRCTCSESAHVSCYRLHCPPVHCPQPVTEPQQCCPRCVEPHTPSGLRAPPKYCQHNGTMYQHGEIFSAHELLPSRLPNQCVLCSCTEGQIYCGLMTCPEPGCPAPLPLPASCCQMCKDESSKKSAEEDTTQSHRGARHSQDPCSGDNGRKTVLGTPAPTGLSAPLGFIPRHFRPKGAGSTTVKIVLKEKHKKACVHSGKTYSHGEVWHPAFRSFGPLPCILCTCQDGRQDCQRVTCPTEYPCHHPEKVAGKCCKICPEDKADPGHGEISATRCPKVPGRVLVHTSVSPSPDNLHRFALEHEASEQVEIYLWKLVKGIFHLIQIKKVRKQDFQKEAQNFRLLPSTHEGHWNIFLAQTPELKVTASPDKATKTL, encoded by the exons GCCCAGACATGTTCTGCCTTTTCCATGGGAAGAGATATTCCCCCGGTGAGAGCTGGCACCCCTACTTGGAGCCACAGGGCCTGATGTACTGCCTGCGCTGTACTTGCTCTGAG AGTGCCCATGTGAGTTGTTACCGCCTCCACTGCCCGCCTGTCCACTGCCCCCAGCCTGTGACCGAGCCACAGCAGTGCTGTCCCCGCTGTGTGG AACCTCACACCCCCTCTGGGCTCCGGGCCCCCCCAAAGTACTGTCAGCACAATGGGACCATGTACCAACACGGAGAGATCTTCAGTGCCCACGAGCTGCTCCCTTCCCGCCTGCCCAACCAGTGTGTCCTCTGCAGCTGTACC GAGGGCCAGATCTACTGTGGTCTCATGACCTGCCCAGAACCAGGCTGCCCCGCACCCCTCCCGCTGCCTGCATCCTGCTGCCAGATGTGCAAAG ATGAGTCAAGTAAGAAATCAGCTGAAGAGGACACCACACAGTCACACCGTGGGGCG AGACATTCCCAGGATCCGTGTTCAGGGGACAATGGAAGAAAGACGGTCCTGGGCACCCCAGCTCCCACTGGCCTCAGTGCTCCTCTGGGCTTCATCCCTCGCCACTTCCGACCAAAGGGGGCAGGCAGCACAACAGTCAAGATTGTCCTGAAGGAGAAACATAAGAAAG CCTGCGTGCACAGTGGGAAGACATACTCCCATGGGGAGGTGTGGCACCCAGCTTTCCGCTCCTTTGGACCCCTGCCCTGCATCTTGTGCACCTGTCAGGACGGCCGCCAGGACTGCCAGCGGGTGACCTGCCCCACTGAGTATCCCTGCCATCACCCTGAGAAAGTGGCCGGGAAGTGCTGCAAGATTTGCCCAG AGGACAAGGCAGACCCTGGCCACGGTGAGATCAGTGCTACCAGGTGTCCAAAGGTGCCAGGCCGGGTCCTCGTCCACACATCAGTGTCTCCAAGCCCAGACAACCTACATCGCTTTGCCCTTGAGCATGAGGCCTCTGAGCAGGTGGAGATCTACCTCTGGAAGCTGGTAAAAG GAATCTTCCACTTGATTCAGATCAAGAAAGTCAGGAAGCAAGACTTCCAGAAAGAGGCACAGAACTTCCGGCTACTCCCCAGCACCCATGAAG GTCACTGGAACATTTTCCTAGCCCAGACCCCGGAGCTGAAGGTCACAGCCAGTCCAGACAAAGCAACCAAGACCTTATAA
- the CHRDL2 gene encoding chordin-like protein 2 isoform X3: MVPEVRVLSSLLGLALLWFPLDSHARARPDMFCLFHGKRYSPGESWHPYLEPQGLMYCLRCTCSESAHVSCYRLHCPPVHCPQPVTEPQQCCPRCVEPHTPSGLRAPPKYCQHNGTMYQHGEIFSAHELLPSRLPNQCVLCSCTEGQIYCGLMTCPEPGCPAPLPLPASCCQMCKDESSKKSAEEDTTQSHRGARHSQDPCSGDNGRKTVLGTPAPTGLSAPLGFIPRHFRPKGAGSTTVKIVLKEKHKKEDKADPGHGEISATRCPKVPGRVLVHTSVSPSPDNLHRFALEHEASEQVEIYLWKLVKGIFHLIQIKKVRKQDFQKEAQNFRLLPSTHEGHWNIFLAQTPELKVTASPDKATKTL, translated from the exons GCCCAGACATGTTCTGCCTTTTCCATGGGAAGAGATATTCCCCCGGTGAGAGCTGGCACCCCTACTTGGAGCCACAGGGCCTGATGTACTGCCTGCGCTGTACTTGCTCTGAG AGTGCCCATGTGAGTTGTTACCGCCTCCACTGCCCGCCTGTCCACTGCCCCCAGCCTGTGACCGAGCCACAGCAGTGCTGTCCCCGCTGTGTGG AACCTCACACCCCCTCTGGGCTCCGGGCCCCCCCAAAGTACTGTCAGCACAATGGGACCATGTACCAACACGGAGAGATCTTCAGTGCCCACGAGCTGCTCCCTTCCCGCCTGCCCAACCAGTGTGTCCTCTGCAGCTGTACC GAGGGCCAGATCTACTGTGGTCTCATGACCTGCCCAGAACCAGGCTGCCCCGCACCCCTCCCGCTGCCTGCATCCTGCTGCCAGATGTGCAAAG ATGAGTCAAGTAAGAAATCAGCTGAAGAGGACACCACACAGTCACACCGTGGGGCG AGACATTCCCAGGATCCGTGTTCAGGGGACAATGGAAGAAAGACGGTCCTGGGCACCCCAGCTCCCACTGGCCTCAGTGCTCCTCTGGGCTTCATCCCTCGCCACTTCCGACCAAAGGGGGCAGGCAGCACAACAGTCAAGATTGTCCTGAAGGAGAAACATAAGAAAG AGGACAAGGCAGACCCTGGCCACGGTGAGATCAGTGCTACCAGGTGTCCAAAGGTGCCAGGCCGGGTCCTCGTCCACACATCAGTGTCTCCAAGCCCAGACAACCTACATCGCTTTGCCCTTGAGCATGAGGCCTCTGAGCAGGTGGAGATCTACCTCTGGAAGCTGGTAAAAG GAATCTTCCACTTGATTCAGATCAAGAAAGTCAGGAAGCAAGACTTCCAGAAAGAGGCACAGAACTTCCGGCTACTCCCCAGCACCCATGAAG GTCACTGGAACATTTTCCTAGCCCAGACCCCGGAGCTGAAGGTCACAGCCAGTCCAGACAAAGCAACCAAGACCTTATAA
- the CHRDL2 gene encoding chordin-like protein 2 isoform X2, producing the protein MVPEVRVLSSLLGLALLWFPLDSHARARPDMFCLFHGKRYSPGESWHPYLEPQGLMYCLRCTCSESAHVSCYRLHCPPVHCPQPVTEPQQCCPRCVEPHTPSGLRAPPKYCQHNGTMYQHGEIFSAHELLPSRLPNQCVLCSCTEGQIYCGLMTCPEPGCPAPLPLPASCCQMCKDESSKKSAEEDTTQSHRGARHSQDPCSGDNGRKTVLGTPAPTGLSAPLGFIPRHFRPKGAGSTTVKIVLKEKHKKACVHSGKTYSHGEVWHPAFRSFGPLPCILCTCQDGRQDCQRVTCPTEYPCHHPEKVAGKCCKICPEDKADPGHGEISATRCPKVPGRVLVHTSVSPSPDNLHRFALEHEASEQVEIYLWKLVKDEETEAQRGEVPGPRPHSQNLPLDSDQESQEARLPERGTELPATPQHP; encoded by the exons GCCCAGACATGTTCTGCCTTTTCCATGGGAAGAGATATTCCCCCGGTGAGAGCTGGCACCCCTACTTGGAGCCACAGGGCCTGATGTACTGCCTGCGCTGTACTTGCTCTGAG AGTGCCCATGTGAGTTGTTACCGCCTCCACTGCCCGCCTGTCCACTGCCCCCAGCCTGTGACCGAGCCACAGCAGTGCTGTCCCCGCTGTGTGG AACCTCACACCCCCTCTGGGCTCCGGGCCCCCCCAAAGTACTGTCAGCACAATGGGACCATGTACCAACACGGAGAGATCTTCAGTGCCCACGAGCTGCTCCCTTCCCGCCTGCCCAACCAGTGTGTCCTCTGCAGCTGTACC GAGGGCCAGATCTACTGTGGTCTCATGACCTGCCCAGAACCAGGCTGCCCCGCACCCCTCCCGCTGCCTGCATCCTGCTGCCAGATGTGCAAAG ATGAGTCAAGTAAGAAATCAGCTGAAGAGGACACCACACAGTCACACCGTGGGGCG AGACATTCCCAGGATCCGTGTTCAGGGGACAATGGAAGAAAGACGGTCCTGGGCACCCCAGCTCCCACTGGCCTCAGTGCTCCTCTGGGCTTCATCCCTCGCCACTTCCGACCAAAGGGGGCAGGCAGCACAACAGTCAAGATTGTCCTGAAGGAGAAACATAAGAAAG CCTGCGTGCACAGTGGGAAGACATACTCCCATGGGGAGGTGTGGCACCCAGCTTTCCGCTCCTTTGGACCCCTGCCCTGCATCTTGTGCACCTGTCAGGACGGCCGCCAGGACTGCCAGCGGGTGACCTGCCCCACTGAGTATCCCTGCCATCACCCTGAGAAAGTGGCCGGGAAGTGCTGCAAGATTTGCCCAG AGGACAAGGCAGACCCTGGCCACGGTGAGATCAGTGCTACCAGGTGTCCAAAGGTGCCAGGCCGGGTCCTCGTCCACACATCAGTGTCTCCAAGCCCAGACAACCTACATCGCTTTGCCCTTGAGCATGAGGCCTCTGAGCAGGTGGAGATCTACCTCTGGAAGCTGGTAAAAG atgaggaaactgaggctcagagaggtgaagtgcctggcccaaggccacacagcca GAATCTTCCACTTGATTCAGATCAAGAAAGTCAGGAAGCAAGACTTCCAGAAAGAGGCACAGAACTTCCGGCTACTCCCCAGCACCCATGA